In the genome of Monodelphis domestica isolate mMonDom1 chromosome 2, mMonDom1.pri, whole genome shotgun sequence, one region contains:
- the LOC100032791 gene encoding LOW QUALITY PROTEIN: vasculin-like (The sequence of the model RefSeq protein was modified relative to this genomic sequence to represent the inferred CDS: inserted 2 bases in 1 codon): protein MGGLLLVLPPGLLLTLETASPRSAACWRPATPRRLPTCSPLLEQPEFTNKSRAPRIPAIKKGSAKDLQISGFPEVGNLNSQPVKNGTGTSVYKGLIPKLAVPPRKPTQWKSQTKENKIGTPFPREPIYGLGKYNALKSTAKNFSVSTNSVKECNCSNSSSLLDKFNQPHLTKLTRISTVKKRECLKALKRDRVNKEHKVGSHMGPEKDDDSFNLHNSNNTYHESDXNQNSDDNEISQENGKLTSMISQQTIQPSTFPLAAVFSSSVEAEHKLLKEMGCQEDRENDETCAPLTEDELREFQGICEQLQKNGLRKNGILKNSLICDFKFGPWKNSTFKPTFENDDTETSSSDTSDDDYV, encoded by the exons ATGGGTGGCTTGCTCCTGGTGCTGCCGCCTGGCCTGCTCCTCACCCTGGAAACGGCTTCTCCAAGGTCTGCTGCTTGCTGGAGACCTGCCACCCCAAGGAGATTGCCAACTTGTAGCCCTCTCTTGGAGCAACCA gaattcacaaataaatctaGAGCTCCAAGAATACCAGCCATTAAAAAAGGGAGTGCAAAAGATTTACAGATATCTGGATTCCCTGAAGTAGGAAATCTTAATTCTCAGCCAGTTAAAAATGGAACTGGCACTAGTGTTTATAAAGGATTAATCCCTAAACTTGCTGTTCCACCTAGAAAGCCTACACAATGGAAAAGccaaactaaagaaaataaaattggaacTCCCTTCCCTCGTGAGCCTATATATGGCCTTGGCAAATATAATGCCTTAAAATCAACTGCCAAGAATTTTAGTGTATCAACAAATTCAGTTAAGGAGTGTAATTGCTCAAATTCCTCTTCTCTTCTGGACAAATTTAATCAGCCTCATCTAACCAAACTCACTCGGATAAGTACTGTTAAGAAGAGAGAATGCTTAAAAGCATTGAAAAGGGACAGAGTGAATAAGGAGCACAAAGTTGGAAGTCACATGGGGCCAGAGAAGGATGATGATTCATTTAATTTGCATAATAGCAACAACACTTACCATGAAAGTGA AAACCAAAATTCTGATGACAATGAAATTTCACAGGAGAATGGAAAATTGACCTCTATGATTTCCCAACAGACCATTCAGCCTTCTACCTTTCCACTAGCTGCTGTCTTTTCAAGTTCAGTTGAGGCAGAGCATAAGTTATTAAAGGAGATGGGTTGTcaggaagacagagaaaatgacGAAACATGTGCTCCCTTAACAGAGGATGAGCTGAGGGAATTCCAAGGTATTTGTGAACAGTTACAGAAGAATGGCCTTAGAAAAaatggtattttgaaaaatagcCTCATCTGTGACTTCAAATTTGGACCCTGGAAAAACAGCACTTTCAAACCCACTTTTGAGAATGATGACACAGAGACAAGCAGCAGTGACACATCAGATGATGATTATGTGTGA